Proteins from one Vibrio coralliirubri genomic window:
- the uraH gene encoding hydroxyisourate hydrolase: MGRLTTHVLDTTHGLPGAEIKVELYKVNEGSTEKLATVLTNSDGRTDAPILAGNDFRPGKYQLVFYVADYYRSKGVELDGVPFLDDVVIRFGLDDPDAHYHVPLLVSPYSFSTYRGS; encoded by the coding sequence ATGGGAAGACTAACAACACACGTATTAGACACTACTCACGGCTTACCAGGTGCAGAAATCAAGGTAGAGCTTTATAAGGTCAACGAAGGCTCAACAGAAAAGCTGGCGACGGTACTCACTAACTCCGATGGCCGAACCGATGCGCCGATTCTGGCAGGAAATGATTTCCGACCGGGGAAATACCAATTGGTGTTTTACGTCGCCGATTACTACAGAAGCAAAGGCGTGGAGCTGGATGGCGTGCCCTTCCTAGATGATGTGGTTATTCGCTTTGGTCTAGATGATCCAGACGCGCACTACCACGTTCCTCTTCTCGTCTCGCCTTACAGTTTCTCAACCTATCGGGGCAGTTAG
- the alc gene encoding allantoicase — MTQTFEQYINLADEKLGAEATFATDDFFADKSRLLSHAAPEWKDDLYDDNGKWMDGWESRRKRGEGYDYCVVRLGLAGTIAGVDIDTSFFTGNFPPSASIDACYSPQGEPTDLTEWQEILPSMALQGDHHHLEAIESDQVFTHLRLNIYPDGGVARLRVYGRPSVDWDAIDSQQQVDLASVEHGGRALACSDEHYGNKANILGPGRGENMGDGWETARRRTPGNDWVIVALGHPGNIERIVVDTAHFKGNYPDSCSIQAAYVKGGTDDQVETQSLFWRELLPAQKLQAHEIHEFISEVNDLGAITHVRANIFPDGGISRLRLFGTKAK, encoded by the coding sequence ATGACCCAAACATTTGAACAATACATAAACCTTGCAGACGAAAAACTCGGCGCAGAAGCTACCTTCGCAACAGACGATTTTTTCGCAGATAAAAGCCGTCTTCTCAGCCACGCAGCGCCAGAGTGGAAAGACGACTTATACGACGACAACGGTAAGTGGATGGACGGTTGGGAAAGCAGACGTAAACGTGGTGAAGGTTACGACTACTGTGTCGTTCGCCTTGGCCTAGCTGGCACCATTGCTGGCGTTGATATTGATACCTCATTCTTCACAGGTAACTTCCCACCTTCGGCATCAATTGACGCGTGTTATTCACCACAAGGTGAGCCAACTGACTTAACAGAGTGGCAAGAAATTCTGCCTTCAATGGCACTACAAGGTGATCATCATCATCTTGAAGCAATCGAAAGTGACCAAGTATTTACGCACCTACGTTTGAACATCTACCCAGACGGCGGTGTCGCACGCCTACGTGTTTATGGCCGACCAAGTGTGGATTGGGACGCAATAGATTCTCAGCAACAAGTCGACCTAGCATCGGTTGAACACGGTGGCCGAGCACTCGCATGTAGCGACGAGCACTACGGCAACAAAGCCAACATCTTAGGTCCTGGCCGCGGTGAAAACATGGGTGATGGCTGGGAAACAGCACGTCGTCGTACACCGGGTAACGACTGGGTTATCGTGGCACTAGGCCACCCAGGCAACATCGAACGCATCGTTGTTGATACAGCCCATTTCAAAGGTAACTACCCAGACAGCTGCTCAATTCAAGCGGCTTACGTGAAAGGCGGTACCGACGACCAAGTAGAAACACAAAGCCTATTCTGGCGTGAACTGTTGCCAGCACAAAAGCTGCAAGCGCACGAGATTCACGAATTCATTTCTGAGGTAAACGACCTTGGTGCGATTACTCACGTACGTGCAAACATATTCCCAGATGGTGGTATCAGCCGTTTGCGTCTGTTTGGTACGAAAGCGAAATAG
- the uraD gene encoding 2-oxo-4-hydroxy-4-carboxy-5-ureidoimidazoline decarboxylase, with amino-acid sequence MTEFRSCQPTTMDRDTFVAHFADVYEHSPWVAEVVYDQGLNAEDDHIENLHLKMASTLLSADQGKQLALINAHPDLAGRAAVNGELTESSTKEQAGAGIDQCSAEEFEKFTSYNNSYKSRFNFPFIMAVKGANRYQILESFEMRLGNDSETEFATAIQEINKIAMFRLWDM; translated from the coding sequence GTGACTGAATTTCGATCATGCCAACCAACAACCATGGACCGCGATACCTTTGTCGCTCACTTCGCTGATGTTTACGAGCACAGCCCATGGGTTGCAGAAGTGGTGTATGACCAAGGTTTGAATGCCGAAGACGATCATATCGAGAATCTTCATCTGAAAATGGCATCAACCTTGTTAAGTGCAGACCAAGGCAAACAGTTGGCTTTGATCAATGCTCACCCGGATTTAGCCGGTCGAGCAGCAGTAAACGGCGAACTCACCGAGTCGTCGACCAAAGAACAAGCGGGGGCGGGCATTGACCAGTGCAGCGCCGAAGAATTTGAAAAATTCACTTCTTACAACAACAGCTACAAAAGTCGCTTCAATTTCCCTTTTATCATGGCGGTGAAGGGAGCCAATCGTTACCAAATTCTTGAGTCGTTCGAGATGCGATTAGGAAATGATAGTGAAACTGAGTTTGCTACGGCGATTCAAGAGATCAACAAGATCGCGATGTTTCGTCTCTGGGATATGTAA
- the manA gene encoding mannose-6-phosphate isomerase, class I, translating into MSLFKLDNVIQHYPWGSKQSISELFDIQNPNSEPQAEIWMGAHPRGCSRVADTGQLLSEVLSQDSKGMFGEYTEARFGELPYLFKVLAAETPLSIQVHPSKKKAQLGFERENKLGISLDASNRNYKDPNHKPELVYALTFYKAMNGFRPIPQIIELFKEAEISALDIEISALAISPNSEGLKVFFTSVMTLEGERKKLALEQLYSAYERRPKTAMGREALQYSKGFEQHYVDDIGLFSPLMLNTIELAPGEAMFLHAETPHAYIEGTGLEIMANSDNVLRAGLTPKFIDVPELIDNTCFETTDIEGIKLKPIEKEDKLSFPIPVDDFGFDILSVNEEVSQQYLRSAEILFCIGGEVTVSTKEHKLMLSSGESVFISNDAGMYEYQGQGILARAYN; encoded by the coding sequence ATGTCTTTATTTAAATTAGATAATGTTATTCAGCATTATCCGTGGGGAAGTAAACAGTCTATTTCTGAGCTGTTTGATATTCAAAATCCTAATTCCGAGCCTCAAGCTGAAATTTGGATGGGGGCTCACCCTAGAGGCTGCTCAAGAGTTGCTGATACAGGCCAGCTGCTATCGGAGGTTTTAAGCCAAGACAGTAAGGGAATGTTTGGGGAATACACGGAAGCAAGGTTCGGCGAGCTACCTTATTTGTTTAAAGTTCTCGCGGCAGAAACCCCTCTATCGATACAAGTACACCCAAGTAAGAAAAAGGCCCAGCTTGGTTTTGAACGAGAGAATAAGCTAGGCATTAGTTTGGATGCATCGAATCGAAACTACAAAGATCCTAACCATAAACCTGAGCTGGTTTATGCACTGACTTTCTACAAAGCTATGAATGGTTTTAGGCCTATTCCGCAAATTATAGAGTTGTTTAAAGAAGCAGAAATTAGCGCACTGGATATTGAGATCTCAGCACTAGCAATTAGTCCCAACAGCGAAGGCTTGAAAGTGTTTTTTACCTCGGTGATGACACTTGAAGGTGAGCGAAAAAAGTTAGCGCTAGAGCAGCTGTATTCGGCTTATGAACGTAGACCGAAGACTGCTATGGGGCGAGAAGCATTACAGTACAGCAAAGGCTTTGAACAGCATTATGTCGATGATATTGGTTTATTTTCGCCACTCATGTTGAACACAATCGAGCTTGCACCGGGTGAGGCAATGTTTTTGCATGCCGAAACCCCGCATGCTTATATCGAAGGTACTGGGCTAGAGATTATGGCGAACTCAGATAATGTGTTACGTGCAGGTCTCACTCCTAAGTTTATCGATGTACCTGAATTGATTGATAATACGTGTTTTGAAACGACGGATATCGAAGGCATCAAACTGAAACCTATCGAGAAAGAAGACAAGTTGAGTTTCCCTATACCTGTTGATGATTTCGGCTTCGACATCTTGTCAGTGAACGAAGAGGTCAGCCAACAGTATCTACGGAGCGCAGAGATTTTATTTTGTATCGGTGGTGAGGTAACGGTTTCAACTAAAGAGCATAAGTTAATGCTGAGTTCAGGTGAGTCAGTGTTCATCAGTAACGATGCTGGAATGTATGAATATCAGGGACAGGGAATACTTGCTCGAGCGTACAACTAA
- a CDS encoding 8-oxoguanine deaminase, with amino-acid sequence METIWIKNPLVIYTGSLADAEGGIVIKGNKVIELVGKHKEPTLPVDYSVDASRHVVTPGLINAHHHFYQTLTRAYPGALNKELFHWLQSLYPVWANLDSEMMSLATELALVELMMSGCTTASDHHYLLPNGLEHAIDLQVEAAEKLGVRAIFTRGSMSLGEDEGGLPPRHTIQTEQTIIDDSQRLIRDYHQRDEGAMIQIALAPCSPFSVTTDLMKETAKISERENVMMHTHLCETLDEEDFCIEKFGLRPVDYLEDVGWLNERTWLAHGIHFNPEEIKRLGKAGIGISHCPTSNMMLASGICKNNDLEAAGVKVGLGVDGSASNDGSNMIAEVRMAMYLQRLQYGSANVSHFDALRWATSGSATAMGRTDIGTLEVGKQADIAMFKLDDIRFSGSHDPLAALLLCGAQQADKVMVAGKWRVNDGAVIGVDMEQLMHRHHAAAMKLGKLAMNN; translated from the coding sequence ATGGAAACCATCTGGATTAAGAATCCTCTCGTAATCTACACTGGCTCACTGGCTGATGCAGAAGGCGGAATTGTCATTAAAGGTAATAAAGTCATTGAATTGGTTGGTAAACACAAAGAACCGACCTTACCCGTTGATTACAGCGTCGACGCCTCTCGTCATGTTGTGACTCCTGGGCTTATCAATGCGCACCACCACTTCTATCAAACCCTAACGCGTGCCTACCCTGGCGCACTCAATAAAGAACTCTTCCATTGGCTACAAAGTCTCTACCCGGTTTGGGCCAACCTCGATTCTGAGATGATGAGCCTAGCTACAGAGCTGGCGCTGGTTGAGTTAATGATGTCGGGCTGTACCACCGCCTCAGATCACCATTACTTACTGCCAAACGGGCTTGAACACGCCATCGATTTACAAGTCGAGGCCGCAGAGAAGCTTGGCGTGAGAGCGATATTTACGCGCGGCTCCATGAGCCTAGGGGAAGATGAAGGTGGGTTACCGCCACGACACACCATTCAAACCGAACAGACCATCATCGACGATAGCCAACGCTTGATTCGTGATTACCACCAGCGTGATGAAGGGGCGATGATTCAAATCGCACTCGCGCCTTGTTCGCCGTTCTCAGTCACAACCGATCTAATGAAAGAGACCGCCAAGATCAGCGAACGTGAAAACGTGATGATGCACACGCACTTATGCGAAACGCTCGATGAAGAAGACTTCTGTATCGAGAAGTTTGGCCTACGCCCTGTCGATTACCTAGAAGATGTGGGTTGGCTCAACGAACGAACTTGGCTTGCTCATGGTATTCACTTCAATCCAGAAGAGATCAAACGTTTGGGTAAAGCAGGCATTGGTATCAGCCACTGCCCAACTTCCAACATGATGTTGGCTTCCGGCATTTGTAAGAACAACGATCTTGAAGCCGCTGGCGTTAAAGTCGGGCTAGGAGTGGATGGTTCAGCCTCGAATGACGGCTCCAACATGATTGCTGAAGTGCGCATGGCGATGTATCTACAACGCCTGCAATATGGTTCTGCCAATGTTTCACACTTTGACGCACTGCGCTGGGCAACGTCTGGCTCTGCAACAGCAATGGGTAGGACGGATATCGGTACACTAGAAGTCGGAAAACAAGCCGACATCGCGATGTTCAAGCTCGATGATATTCGCTTCTCTGGCAGCCACGACCCACTGGCCGCATTGCTACTCTGCGGGGCGCAACAAGCGGATAAAGTGATGGTAGCCGGAAAATGGCGAGTCAACGATGGTGCCGTGATCGGCGTAGACATGGAGCAACTGATGCACCGCCACCACGCCGCGGCGATGAAGCTCGGCAAGCTGGCAATGAATAACTAG
- a CDS encoding urate hydroxylase PuuD, whose protein sequence is MDPHITEWLNLAIRWAHMIVGVAWIGASFYFVWLENNLNRVNPKTGLSGDLWAIHGGGIYHLEKYKLAPPEMPEHLHWFKWEAYFTWITGVCLLGVVYYLNAEIYLIAPGSGLDSTTAIAIGIGSFVAGWFIYDLLCDSPLGKTPVLLGVVLFVLLVAATYGLTQVFSGRGAYIHVGAIIGTIMVGNVFRVIMPAQRNLVKAIEEKREPDPALPAKGLLRSRHNNYMTLPVLFIMISNHFPSTYGSEYNWLILAGLAIFSILVRHYFNTRHGSQKFAWTIPVAALGMITLAFVTSPYAKKQMTPVVQAPVVQEVQVSATESATEELAANDTASTTSSQAAPADHAMQTASAGVSFETINKVIQERCSVCHSSTPSHAAFAAAPGGVMFDTPEEIKANVPRIVAQTVTTKVMPLGNMTQMTDEERALIGTWVEQGATLQ, encoded by the coding sequence ATGGATCCGCATATTACAGAATGGTTGAACTTAGCAATACGCTGGGCTCACATGATTGTTGGTGTTGCGTGGATAGGCGCATCATTTTACTTTGTTTGGTTAGAGAACAACCTTAACCGAGTTAACCCTAAAACGGGCCTCTCAGGCGACCTATGGGCAATTCACGGCGGTGGTATTTATCACCTAGAGAAGTACAAACTTGCGCCACCAGAGATGCCAGAGCACCTGCACTGGTTCAAATGGGAAGCTTACTTCACGTGGATCACCGGTGTGTGTCTACTGGGTGTAGTTTACTACCTCAACGCTGAGATTTACCTGATTGCACCGGGCTCTGGCCTTGATTCAACAACCGCAATCGCGATTGGTATTGGTTCATTCGTTGCCGGTTGGTTTATCTACGACCTACTGTGTGACTCACCATTAGGTAAAACACCCGTGTTGCTTGGTGTTGTGTTGTTTGTGCTGCTCGTCGCTGCGACGTACGGCCTGACCCAAGTGTTCAGTGGTCGTGGTGCCTACATCCACGTTGGCGCGATCATTGGTACCATCATGGTGGGTAACGTATTCCGCGTTATCATGCCTGCACAGCGCAACTTGGTGAAAGCAATTGAAGAGAAGCGCGAACCAGATCCGGCACTGCCAGCGAAAGGCCTACTGCGTTCTCGTCACAACAACTACATGACACTGCCAGTGCTGTTCATCATGATCAGTAACCACTTCCCAAGCACTTACGGCTCGGAATACAACTGGTTGATCCTTGCTGGTTTAGCGATCTTCAGTATCTTGGTACGTCACTACTTCAACACCCGCCACGGTAGCCAGAAGTTTGCATGGACAATACCAGTAGCAGCACTGGGTATGATCACGCTTGCGTTTGTTACCTCACCTTATGCGAAAAAACAGATGACTCCGGTTGTGCAAGCACCAGTGGTTCAAGAAGTGCAAGTCAGCGCGACTGAATCAGCGACAGAAGAGCTTGCTGCAAACGACACCGCTTCAACGACTAGTTCTCAGGCCGCACCAGCAGACCACGCAATGCAAACTGCTAGCGCAGGCGTCAGCTTTGAAACTATCAACAAAGTCATTCAAGAGCGCTGTTCTGTGTGTCACTCATCAACCCCGAGCCATGCTGCTTTTGCTGCTGCACCTGGTGGTGTGATGTTTGATACCCCAGAAGAGATTAAAGCCAACGTCCCAAGGATTGTTGCTCAAACCGTAACAACCAAGGTGATGCCGCTCGGCAACATGACTCAAATGACCGACGAAGAACGCGCACTGATCGGTACTTGGGTAGAGCAAGGCGCTACGCTTCAATAA
- a CDS encoding NCS2 family permease — MSESKTEILNQDANNGILEKFFKIKAHGSSVKNELVGGVTTFATMAYIIFVNPQIMAASGMDSGAVFVATCIGAAIGCLLMGLFANWPVGLAPGMGLNAFFSFTVVSEMGYSWEVALGAVFISGILFVGMSFYKVRQWIIESIPVSLRYSMTAGVGLFLGLIGLKTAGIVVENPATLVSLGDFTKPEALLAAIAFLIIAVLSERKVFGAVLIGILSVTLVGMMLGLVHYNGFFAAPPSLAPTFLKMDIMGALDVSMISVILAFLFVNMFDTAGTLMGVAERANLTNPETGKIEGLSKALKADSISSVAGACVGCPPVTSYVESAAGVAAGARTGLSAIVVGVLFLAAIFLSPLAGMIPAYATSGALIYVAFVMMSSMQHVDWKDFTNGAPAAITALMMPLTFSIANGIALGFITYTVLKLATGKTKDVSISMYFLAAIFIAKLVFIG, encoded by the coding sequence ATGAGTGAGAGTAAAACAGAAATACTCAACCAAGATGCGAACAACGGAATTTTAGAGAAGTTTTTTAAAATTAAGGCCCACGGAAGTAGCGTAAAAAATGAGTTAGTCGGTGGTGTCACCACCTTCGCAACCATGGCTTACATCATCTTCGTTAACCCACAAATCATGGCCGCTTCAGGCATGGATTCAGGCGCGGTATTCGTCGCGACCTGTATTGGTGCTGCGATCGGTTGTTTGTTAATGGGGCTATTTGCGAACTGGCCTGTTGGACTTGCGCCGGGCATGGGCTTGAACGCCTTCTTCTCGTTCACAGTAGTAAGCGAAATGGGCTACAGCTGGGAAGTCGCGCTAGGTGCGGTGTTTATCTCCGGTATCTTGTTCGTCGGGATGAGCTTCTACAAAGTCCGCCAATGGATAATTGAAAGTATTCCAGTGAGTTTGCGTTACTCCATGACAGCGGGCGTTGGTTTGTTCTTGGGTCTGATTGGCTTGAAAACAGCAGGTATTGTCGTCGAAAACCCTGCGACTTTGGTGTCACTAGGTGACTTTACTAAACCAGAGGCGCTGCTTGCTGCTATCGCATTTCTTATCATTGCGGTACTCAGTGAGCGTAAAGTCTTTGGTGCGGTGTTAATCGGCATTTTGAGTGTAACTCTGGTCGGCATGATGCTTGGCTTAGTGCACTACAACGGCTTCTTTGCGGCTCCACCAAGCTTAGCGCCTACGTTCCTAAAAATGGACATTATGGGCGCACTCGATGTTTCGATGATCAGCGTTATCTTGGCTTTCCTTTTTGTAAACATGTTCGATACCGCAGGTACTTTGATGGGCGTGGCAGAGCGTGCAAACCTAACTAACCCTGAAACGGGCAAAATTGAAGGTCTTAGCAAAGCACTGAAAGCCGACAGTATCTCAAGTGTGGCAGGTGCGTGTGTGGGTTGTCCGCCAGTAACCAGTTACGTAGAAAGTGCAGCGGGCGTTGCAGCAGGCGCACGAACTGGCCTATCGGCAATTGTAGTTGGTGTGTTGTTCTTAGCGGCGATTTTCCTATCTCCACTTGCAGGTATGATCCCAGCTTACGCAACCTCTGGCGCGTTGATTTACGTAGCGTTCGTGATGATGAGCAGCATGCAGCACGTTGATTGGAAAGACTTCACCAACGGTGCACCTGCAGCCATTACCGCGTTAATGATGCCACTGACGTTCTCTATCGCGAATGGTATCGCACTGGGTTTCATTACCTACACAGTACTGAAACTGGCGACAGGTAAAACAAAAGACGTATCAATTTCGATGTACTTCCTAGCGGCTATCTTCATCGCCAAGCTTGTGTTCATCGGCTAA
- a CDS encoding nucleobase:cation symporter-2 family protein, translated as MKLLYTLNERPPHGLTLLLALQHMLASIGGIVAVPLIVGASIGLPNTEIVSLINAALLASGIVTVAQCLGFGPVGIRLPVVMGSSFAFLGVAISIGNEGGVAAIMGSALIGSFVVIGASFYMDKVRKLFPTVVSGVVVTLIGLTILPVAMNWVGDSPANTEQFATLPKLFLALVSLGIVVGVSVYCKGAVAASAIVIGLAGGYIVALSLGMVDLEQISSAAWVGGPEPFKYGFTFSASAIISMSLVYIVVIAEATGDFMALGNNCQTQVSGKDLKRGLLGDGLGSTLSSILTAMPLASFSQNVGIVGITGVASRYVVAATGGLLILGGLFPKLAAIAVTIPKPVLGGVGFVMFGMIAYAGIRMLIKAADTKRNALVICVGLASGLAVTFEPRLLQHLPHDLANFLHSGITTGTIMTVLLNLVLPKSSRAEEQEALAESQAQVELEMKEQAEEALQADEQLEIQQASTETDVQAASDNPEPKAN; from the coding sequence ATGAAACTTCTGTACACCCTAAATGAAAGACCGCCTCATGGGCTAACCCTCCTACTCGCACTGCAACACATGCTCGCCTCGATTGGTGGCATTGTGGCTGTTCCCCTTATTGTCGGCGCTTCTATCGGCCTACCTAATACAGAGATTGTCTCGCTGATCAATGCTGCGTTATTGGCGTCTGGTATTGTGACCGTCGCTCAATGTCTTGGTTTTGGTCCTGTTGGTATTCGGCTGCCCGTTGTGATGGGTTCAAGCTTTGCCTTTTTGGGTGTCGCTATCTCGATTGGTAACGAAGGTGGCGTCGCCGCTATTATGGGCTCAGCGCTTATCGGCTCGTTCGTGGTGATTGGTGCCAGCTTCTATATGGATAAGGTTCGGAAGCTATTCCCAACCGTGGTAAGTGGTGTGGTGGTTACCTTAATCGGTTTAACCATTTTACCGGTTGCCATGAATTGGGTCGGAGACTCCCCTGCCAACACGGAACAATTCGCCACACTACCAAAGCTGTTTCTAGCACTGGTCTCTTTGGGCATCGTGGTTGGCGTCTCGGTTTACTGTAAAGGCGCGGTTGCCGCTTCAGCTATCGTGATTGGTTTAGCAGGCGGTTACATTGTGGCGCTATCGCTCGGCATGGTCGACCTTGAGCAAATCAGCTCTGCCGCTTGGGTTGGCGGCCCTGAACCTTTCAAATACGGCTTCACCTTTTCTGCGAGTGCCATCATCAGCATGAGCTTGGTGTACATCGTGGTTATCGCCGAAGCAACGGGTGATTTCATGGCACTCGGTAACAACTGTCAAACCCAAGTATCCGGTAAAGATTTAAAACGAGGCCTTCTAGGCGATGGCCTTGGCAGTACCTTATCTTCAATTTTAACGGCAATGCCACTGGCATCATTCAGTCAAAACGTCGGTATTGTGGGTATCACAGGTGTAGCGAGCCGTTATGTAGTGGCTGCAACCGGTGGTTTGTTGATTTTAGGTGGTTTATTCCCGAAATTAGCCGCAATTGCCGTCACAATACCTAAACCTGTTCTGGGTGGTGTGGGCTTTGTGATGTTCGGTATGATCGCTTACGCGGGTATCCGTATGTTGATCAAAGCCGCAGACACCAAGCGAAACGCCTTGGTAATCTGTGTTGGTTTAGCGTCAGGTTTAGCTGTAACTTTCGAACCAAGATTGCTGCAACACTTGCCACATGATTTGGCGAATTTTCTTCACTCTGGCATCACTACAGGCACTATCATGACGGTACTGCTGAACCTTGTGTTGCCGAAATCTTCACGAGCAGAAGAGCAAGAAGCGCTAGCCGAAAGCCAAGCGCAAGTTGAGCTAGAAATGAAAGAACAAGCTGAAGAAGCACTTCAAGCAGACGAGCAATTGGAGATTCAACAAGCAAGCACAGAAACAGACGTTCAAGCGGCATCAGATAACCCTGAGCCCAAAGCGAACTAA
- a CDS encoding ureidoglycolate lyase, with translation MSNGIRRLSIEPLTKQAFAEFGDVIESDNSDFFMINSGSTRRYHKLATTDVQDQDGEAIISIFQATPLSYPLTIKMLERHPLGSQAFIPLLGQPYLIVVAPKGDDPTLANSRAFLSNGRQGVNYHKGVWHHPVLALTDQDQFLIVDRGGEGHNCDEVYFDSDRVALHLDDLPTDDNKEEQRLAKAL, from the coding sequence ATGAGTAATGGAATACGTCGTTTATCCATCGAGCCGTTAACCAAGCAGGCTTTTGCAGAGTTTGGCGATGTTATCGAGTCCGATAATAGTGATTTCTTCATGATCAACAGTGGATCAACACGTCGATACCACAAGCTAGCGACAACGGATGTGCAAGACCAAGACGGAGAAGCCATCATCAGCATCTTCCAAGCCACACCGTTGAGCTACCCACTGACCATCAAAATGTTAGAGCGTCATCCACTTGGCTCTCAGGCATTCATTCCATTACTTGGTCAACCCTATTTAATTGTTGTTGCGCCAAAAGGCGACGATCCAACATTAGCCAATAGCCGAGCTTTCTTGAGCAACGGTCGTCAAGGAGTGAACTATCACAAAGGGGTGTGGCATCACCCAGTTCTCGCCCTCACCGATCAAGACCAGTTCTTGATCGTCGATAGAGGCGGCGAAGGGCACAACTGTGACGAAGTTTATTTCGACAGCGATCGCGTGGCATTGCATTTGGACGACTTGCCAACGGACGACAATAAGGAAGAGCAACGCTTAGCTAAAGCGTTGTGA
- the puuE gene encoding allantoinase PuuE: protein MNKDYSRNLIGYGANPPNPQWPGNARVAVSFVLNYEEGGERCLLHGDDESEAFLSEIPSAQPIKGERHMSMESIYEYGSRAGVWRVLRLFDEYEIPLTVFAVAMAIERHPDVAKAMVEAGHEICSHGYRWIDYQYIDESEERDHMTKAIEIIQQVTGQRPQGWYTGRTGPNTRRLVAEEGGFLYDSDAYDDDLPYWHTETGHPQLVIPYTLDVNDMRFSTAQGFNSGEQFFQYLKDTFDTLYMEGETAPKMMSVGLHCRLIGRPGRIAALRRFLDYVKEHDSVWLCRRIDIANHWHQHHPYQPNNVHQQQK, encoded by the coding sequence ATGAATAAGGATTATTCAAGAAATTTGATCGGTTACGGAGCTAACCCTCCAAACCCTCAATGGCCAGGTAATGCGCGCGTCGCGGTTTCTTTTGTATTGAACTATGAAGAGGGCGGTGAGCGTTGTTTGTTACATGGAGACGACGAGTCTGAAGCCTTTCTTTCAGAGATCCCGTCAGCACAGCCGATCAAAGGCGAACGTCACATGAGCATGGAATCCATTTATGAATATGGCAGCCGTGCGGGTGTATGGCGTGTTCTTCGCTTGTTCGATGAATATGAAATCCCACTGACCGTCTTTGCGGTTGCAATGGCGATTGAGCGTCACCCAGATGTTGCCAAAGCCATGGTCGAAGCGGGGCACGAAATCTGTAGCCACGGTTATCGCTGGATAGACTATCAATACATTGATGAGTCAGAAGAGCGCGACCACATGACCAAAGCGATTGAGATCATACAACAAGTGACGGGTCAACGCCCCCAAGGTTGGTATACGGGTCGAACTGGGCCGAATACGCGTCGCTTGGTAGCAGAAGAAGGCGGTTTTCTTTACGACTCCGATGCCTATGATGATGACCTGCCTTATTGGCATACCGAAACCGGTCATCCTCAGCTAGTGATCCCTTACACACTCGATGTAAACGACATGCGTTTTTCAACCGCGCAAGGTTTTAACTCTGGTGAGCAATTCTTCCAATATCTGAAAGACACGTTTGACACCCTTTATATGGAAGGCGAAACCGCACCGAAAATGATGTCGGTTGGGTTGCATTGTCGTCTGATTGGTCGCCCCGGTCGTATTGCTGCATTAAGACGCTTCTTAGATTACGTCAAAGAGCACGACAGTGTGTGGCTATGTCGTCGAATCGATATTGCCAACCACTGGCACCAACATCACCCTTATCAACCGAACAACGTTCATCAACAACAGAAGTAG